The region CCAGGGGAGGTTGTTGGGGTCCCATCCCTACATAAAACCACTATGAAACTGTTTACATTTGTTGGCCCTGGTTCCCTCCGGCCTTCTGCTTCCACCTTCTATCCTCTTACAcacacaagctgcaggcttagcTGATCTATTTGCAGCCTTTGAGCACCAAGACATCTATTTTTACTCATTATTGTACACAGTCTCACATGCCGTGCATCAGCACAGCCCTTGCTGTGGTAGGATGGGTGCTGCTATCTTGGGAGTGTATCAGCACTCATTAGCAGGAGATGCTGTGTGAGCACTCTTTCCCCTGGGAGTTGAGTGCTTGATGGGGAATGAGTTACCAGTCTCAGATCCTGAATCCCAAACTAATACaagctgattctgatctcacttattcTGTTTTTTAACACCTGGTATAGTGCCACTAACTTCAGCCAAGTTACTCCGGATTCATTCACCCCAgtttaagtgagatcagaatctactTAACCTATCTAGACTTTGCAGCCATGTTTCATGATAGGGATTTTATGACCATTAACAAAATCTGTAGCTGTGTAAACTGAGATGGCGATAGGAGCGTTAACGAATCTGAAGCACTCACCGATGCTTAGATAGAGGGCAGTAGAGAAGTGCAATTTAATAGTTTGTTATTGTTATAGGTTAATTACCACCCATGATTAAGGTCTTAAACCGATTGAACTAACTTTGTTTTCAGTTACACTGGATTTACTCCACATTGGCACTGATGTAATTGAGAATGGAATTTGGTCCACTGTCCTTGGAGGCCAAGAAAAATCCATCCCCATTGATTACAGCATTGCAAAATGGGGATAGGTACATTATCACTGAATTTATTATTCACTGAATCAACCAGCAAGAGGCAGGAGACCCAAACAAGAAGGACCAATAGTCTGCTCTGTTACAGCAAATCCTATGTTCCTATGGTTTTTGAGGTTTACTGATTTTTGCAAAAGCTGGACATTGTGACATATGCTTCGTCTTTATTTGATGACCTAATTCCATTATTGGGCTGTATTAGGGACACTGTGTTGGTATTTAGGGGTCCTGATCTGGGCTGAACAGTGGGGTCCTCCGAAGAGCTGGAATGGGTCATAGGACCACAATTATATAGTTGTGTACCATTGCTACTGCACACTTTATAGGGGATGCCATTGCTGGATTCATTTAACATGGAAAGGTGAGTCTCACATAAGTGCCCACTCAACGTGTCAGATGGCCAAATTCCTCCATAAGTCACAGGAAGCTTTAGGATGCTTTTGTCTACAGCAGAGAGGCTCGTCTTCATATCTGATCCATTGCAAACTTTTTCTGAAACATCTGCATCTAGAGGAGCTGATGGCTGTAGAAAACATTCCACTTCTGCTTTGGCTTGAATGCCATCCACTTTATGAATATGAACATACCCAAAACTTTCCGGGTTAAAGCTTATATCAAAATTCTGTGTGAGAAAGAGGATAATATGTTCAGTTAACTACAGGTACTAAGTTACGGGAAGACACTCCCATAAGTCATCAGATTTTAGAAGaatttttatttctgtactttaaaattttcataaagaaaaaagAGAACTAAAATCTTTCCTCCTAATAAACAACCAACCAACGCAACAAACGATCTTGAATCAAAATCAGTTCCAGGTGCAATTCTGGGAACTAACACATAACAGACTGACTAGCCTTTATGAGAGATTCATCTAGGTCAGTGACTCTGAACctttcacacaccccagccccttcTCAACTAGCCAGAATCGTCAAGGCCCCCTTCCACTTTAGCAACAAGGAAAGAGCAGGCTAGTCATGACCCCCTGACATCTGTTTGTGACCCCAGGTTGAGCAGTTATGACCTAGGGTAAATATGAGATGTGAGGCCAAAGGCTAAATGCCTCAGACTTTTGAGTACTTTCAAACAATGCACTATCTGGAGCATGTTATTTCACTTACAAAACAGCACTATTAACTTTCTCAGTGAGGAAAAATAGTATAGATAATTGTAAATCAATGAGATAATTCCATACCTTACAGCTGGAACTGTAGCCTGTTAGGCCTCAGTCTGCCAAAGGAtaatgtacatgcttaactttacacactttgAGTAACCGTATTGACTACATAAAAGTGGAAGGATATCATGGTACAATTTTTCAAAGGGACCCCAACTCATTGCCATCAAGGGCCATCATTGTTTTGCGCAAGCAAAATCTCAATTTGCCAGTCGAATAGTTAGATGGCTGACTACttcatttgcatatgcaaatactatttacacatgcaaatggTAGTTTTTGTGAATCAAATTTAGAAGGCCCTTTGAAAACATGGCCCAGTACATACAGCAAATATactataattagggccctaccaaattcgcagccatgaaaaacacatcacggatcatgaaatctggtctccccccgtgaaatctgtgtgcttttaccctttactatacagatttcacaggagagactagtgtttcccaaactgggggtcctgacccaaaagggcaTTGCAGGGGGGCtgaaaggttattttaggggggggtcgcggtattgccactcttacttctgcgctgccttcagaaccggacggccagagagcagcggctgctgattgagggcccaactctgcaggcagcagcgcagaagtaagggtggcaataccatactatgccatccttacttctgttctgctgctggcagcagctctacctTCAGAGCGGGGCTCCTGGCctgcagccgccgctctccagctgcccagctctgaagacagcacctctgccagcagcagcgccgaagtaagggtagcagtaccgcaaccccgcCTACAATACCCTTGTGACCACTTCACAACTCCTCTTTgtgtcaggatccctacaattacaacactgtgaaatttcagatttaaatagctgaaatcatgaaatttacaattttttaaatcttatatctggaaaattgaccaaaatggaccatgaatttggtagggtcccaACTCTAATGTATGAGTATTATTTATGTTTTCTGAACACAGACTCAGGTAATCACAGCAGAGGCAGCACATACCTTTTTTGGCTTCTTGCACAGTTGCTCCAAAGTTTTTTTATGATCCGGAAGTTTTGGCCACAAAACTGGCTTGATTCTGAAATGAGATACGTAGCAACAATAAAAGTATTCAAGAAGGGATTATAGCAACAGCCATAATCGAAGGCACTATATTAGTAGTGTTAGAGTAGCAATAATAGATTTTATATCATCATACTAGTTCTTGTCGACCATCTGGGTGTTTTGCATTATCCCGCATGAGATATTTGTTCTAAGACGGCCATTTCTGAACTCTTATTCCAACAGTGAAGGTAGAGGTAGGACATGAGTGGTGTGGAATATATGTCTTATCCCACTGCCTCCGAATGATAATAATATTCTACTGTTATGTGGATAGAACTTTTCATCCACAATGTACTTCACAAACCATTGGCTAATTAACCCACAAAACACCATAGTAAGAGATAATTAGGTACATATTATTCGTATTTTCCAATAGGGATTTGAGGCAGAGAGCCTAAACTCCCTCTTTGTCAATGTGACCATGAATTTTGGATGCCTCTTTTATGAGGTGTTTAACTTGTGACATCTAAGACCTGTTTTTCCAAAGATGCTCAGTTGCTGGAATTTcagctgaagttaatgagagaCACAGGTGTGCAGCACCACAGAAAATCAGGCGCTCAAGTTGGGCAACCAAAAGTTTGAGGCAACCAAAATTAGTGCCACTTTTGAACAGTTTGATCTACAAGCTCCAGCTTGACCACTTCTGTTGATTTCAACTGTGGCAATATATCATGAGAAGAGAGGTAATCTCACTGGTAACCAGCTCCCAAACCTGACTTTATAGGTTAAAACCTACAGCATGATTTCCTCTCAGAAGCTTATTGGAAGCCAGGCCAGACCACAGAGTACTGGTCTAATGCACTCCCATTACTCAATAAACAGCCTGCAGCATTTTGCACCAGCTTCAGCTTCTGAATGATCCCAGAATGTAGACCATGTGACAGCAATCTAATCTTGAGGTGACAAAGGCACTAGGCAGTCTCCTTTTGCCTACCTCCTCTCTTGCCTTTCTCCCGTTCTCAATTCTTCTATGATTTGTACATGTTCATGTTGCGGGAGAGGCCAGGGAATGGGGTGAGAATTGTTGGATAGTATAAAAGGATGAGATGGGCTTGCCACAGTATGATTGGCTTAATATTCTTTTGATGAAAGGAGATTAAAATTACCTGGTTTTCCAAAACATTAGGATCAGAACAAGCGTGACAAAGAGCAAAATGAAGCCCACAGTAGTTATAACCACAACCATGTCAGTGCCTAACAAAAAAGTAAAGAATAAATACCATATTAGGTTTGTTTCTATATGCATTATTATTGTCCGCGATCATGACATActcttttaagaaaaaaacaacctaTTATTACTGGggaatattgacaaattttatacaGTTTGGAGTGATGTATTGATTCAACTGCCTTGTTTCTTCCATCTGTCTGAAGGTGGGAAAAGGTGGCTTTGCAGTCCCTTCATccttgactaaacaccagattaGTCTCCTAGTCCAGATTAGAATAGCCTGAGGGCTGTTCTAAACTGCATTGGCTGCCGATGGCCTCAGGGAAGCATCGTCAGCTCATTGAGTTACGGGTCCATTGATTTATGCTCTGGCTGTCCAGGGGAATTTGAAGGTGGGGGTATAGCAACTTTTGCTTATCTGCCTTAGGGGTTGCAGTGAGTATATCTCAGCCAAAACTGAGGATCAGACCCTTTGCCTGAGGACATATTTTCAACCTTCCGTTTGTAGGTCACCGGTCTGTATCTGTCCCAGGTCCATAGTGATCAAAAACTTTGCTGTTGTACACAACTGAAATGTAGTTTGTGATTAAAATAAGGTAAATGCATGTTACAATTGGCAATATTAAAATGAATCcttttgtactgctttaactcttCTATGGCTAAGATGTTTGATGCAAACTGCTCTTTATCTCTGGAGGCTCAGAGTCATCCGCAAAACGgaatgagccagattctctgcCCCATTCTGTCCATATTGTGCCACCCTGTTAGTTATAAACAGGATGCACTCTGGCCCTATTGCCACTGCTTGGAATTCAGCTGGCTTTGGGGCCTCCCCAACAGGCCCAGAACTGGGGCAGCCAGCTCCTATGTCACCCTCTCTCCAGCTGCTGGTGCAGGGAATAGGTGGGGCATGTGAAGGGTGAAGACGTGGCTGCAGTGTGCAGCACTCTGGCTATACTCAGCACGTGGATAATCCCTGGAGGACCATTGGCAGCTGGCACAGGCAGCAGAGCTGAGGCCAAGTAGAGAAGCAGGAAGTCAGTAGCCCTTGATACTCTGCCTAGCCCCACGCCTGATCTGCTGTACCAAGTGACTTGGTCAGGTTTTAGGCTTTTTGCAAATGTAAGAAAGTGGTTTCCCTTTGCTTACTTTTCTTTATGGGGTGTTCCGCTGCACTTTGGAAGTATTCGGAGGAGCTCCATTCACTCCAGATACCCTTGAAATACTTTCCATTGGGCTTTGATCGCACTTTCACTTCATAACTTGCACCCATCTGAAGGCTTTTCCCCAGTAACTTTACCCGAAGATATTGAGAATGTATTGTCTAAACAGAGAAAGAGCTGATTATTTTTTGTCAGaatggaaaattatatttttcagaTTCAGTAAGGGAAagcttatttatatataaatcatGTTTGTAAGAAGATTTCCAGACTCTGAAACCTTAGCTATCTCACAGAGACAATTGCCCTGCTTTATATGTGAGTGCATCCCAGTAACAGCCCAGGGAAATGCATATGCATAGGAGAGCCATACGCAATCAATTATTCACAGGGCAGAGCCTATTCCTGCAGATACTGCCCAGCCTGAGCATTTCCAAAGGGCAGGACAATAGGGCTGGAGGAATGGACTCTGGTCTTATATGACAAATGTTATTCAAAATGCTAGCTACTCAGAACATTCATACGTGAGGGATGTGAAGCTGCCTGGAATAATCGAGCTAGtaaacaggagcagcaaacaggggagttttgcgagggagtttagagagggaaCGTGAAAGCCAGATATACCCAACATTCTCTAAACATAAACTAATAAACATCCtattccccacccacccaaaccaaccaaacaaaaaagctgGAGAAGTAAAACGAATGCAGgtagaagtccagcagcagagtgggggctattcAGTTTAATGCACAGAATGCAGCATGTACAATTAtctgccttgtgggcaggtggtgtatgtgtgcattctGTGCAAGGAGCTCATGGCTCTCAGAGACCGAATACAGGCTCTTgaaaccagagtggctgaactggaagattagggagacagagaggtacacagatgagactttccgggacacagtagagTGGTCCCACCCCCAGTAGACAACCTCCGTGCTGTTGagaaggatgaaagtctcagagaaggagaacatcaaactgaagcagagggaaatgatcccatagttgggaccctcctttaAGATGATGCCATGGTATCCTTTTGCACTTaggatacctctctgggggagggaatccCGGTTATTAGGAAGAGATGGGTAATAGTATGGCAGAGTTGGTCATTGGAAATATAGATAGATGGGTTTGCGATGACTGagagaaccacatggtgaattgCGGATCTCTCCgagacagacttatgtgcagtaATGGGGAGGAGCGGATGGTCACAGTACACTTAGGTACTGTGGTGCAAGTAGAATTAATTTCTTATCAGTacgctgcactcatgggagggaaaCAAAGGGGGAACACCAGCTAAAcggggggcatgtgacctccccacatgaccccccacgtgactccaccccaccccgagcCCGGGAGACCTGTGCTCTCCCGGTCCCCTCCCCATGACCCATCCCACACTACCTGGGGAAAGGGGCCTCTGTCTTCCTCCCGCTGCACCAGAGAATTCTGAACCGCAGGGCTCTGTGGAACCGcagcggtgaaaggagcagaacgtggggctcCTGGGCGGCTccagccggcagctcctccagcgtagctgtaccgcccccagccccacccccagccctgctcccaacctttccatgcagctgcatctcctgagaCCTATCTGGGGTCTGTATGGGAGGAGGACAGGGCTGTAGGCGTGTCTGTGGGCGGTACAGccacgctggaggagctgctggtgtggggCCGCCTAGCAGCCCCACATTCTGGTCCTTTTGCTGTTGCTGTTACTGGGAGAGCTAGCCCAgcggccccacgttctgctctcctgggaactgcagtggcaaaaggagcagaatgtggggccgcCAGGCAGTCCCATGCTGTCAGCTCCTCCAGCgcggctgtaccgcccccagtcttatcctccggcggggctgctgtacagatccCAGACAGGACTCAGGAGACGCAGCtatgtggaagggctgggggcggggctgggggcggtactcctcctgtgtctttcctgTGCAGAGTACcggctataaatatcttactggtacGGTGTACTGGACCGGACCATCATACTTGCAACACTGTGTAGGTATCAGTGACATAGAGAGAGGTAAGAGAGGTTGTGGAGGCcaaatttttattacaaatatttgcactgtaaaatgataaacaaaagaaataatatttttcaattcacctcatacaagtactgtagtgcaatctctttgttgtgaaagtgcaacttacaaatatagattttgtttgttgaataactgcactcaaaaacaaaacaatgtaaaactttagagcctacaagtccactcagtcctacttcttgttcagccaatcgctaagatgaacaagtttgtttacatttatgggagataacgctgcccgcttcttatttacaatatcacctgaaagtgagaacaggcgttagCATGGCACTTtggtagctggcattgcaaggtatttacatgccagatatgctaaacattcgtatgccccttcatgcttcagccatcattccagaggacatgcttccatgctgatgacgctcgttaaaaaaaaatgtattaattcaatttgtgactgaactccttgggggacaattgtatgtctcctgctctgtgttttacacacattctgccatatatttcatgtttaagaatctgaagtgccttccaaaatcttgtgacactggctacaacagtgccatgcaagtgcctgttctcacttcttcacacaacgcacagtcaacctgtggaacttgtcaccggggatgctgtgaaggccaaaaatataactgggtttaagaaagaaatagataagttcatggaagacaggttcatcagtggttattagccaagatggtcagggatgcaatcccatacTCTGggtgataattgtcctgttctgttcactccctttgaagcgtctggcattggccactgttggaagacaggatactgggctagatggaccatttgtctgacccagtatggccattcttgtgttcgtTTGTTCTCAATGTATGAATACTACATGCTCTATGTTTGTCTGAGTATTGTAAAGATGTTTACTGTATGCATATATTAAGTTAATTCAATAGCTCAGTGGTCAGGAAACTACCCAGGATGCTAGATAATAGCCCAGCTAACTACTCTTCAGCACACACCCAGGACTATTAGCTACGATACGATACCTTCGCCCCCTGGTGTGACCGGTTCAGAGACAGACGGCAGACAAAGAACTTTGGGgatgttgacgtcactaggcaacaccatcaccctaggtaactcgggagggtggaaaatcacaagtgtcaatgaagccttcctgcactaggcctaaatgaaccaaactccttccttgtttaaactctaattgacctcaaaagccaggtgcaattggaatatgtaagcaaccagttatctgtgtgcaaccccctgctcacaccggtatcaagcggtaataatgaggcctgcatgtttctggctgaagggaaaaaggacaag is a window of Malaclemys terrapin pileata isolate rMalTer1 chromosome 6, rMalTer1.hap1, whole genome shotgun sequence DNA encoding:
- the IL7R gene encoding interleukin-7 receptor subunit alpha, giving the protein MLRMTRTSTAFGILLFFLLHTTSGESGSTSEDESDDELENIDVECFSQLEIKEDCHSLTCNFTELDLNNTNSNLTICSTIIEKRICSTMEKQEGTYFLYFYGILSPKDVCVVLESNRPYCRSVEVTHIVKPETPFGINITFRKDANEYFIRYKTPHSKKKYLKDKLIHELAYRQENGTWETIHSQYLRVKLLGKSLQMGASYEVKVRSKPNGKYFKGIWSEWSSSEYFQSAAEHPIKKSTDMVVVITTVGFILLFVTLVLILMFWKTRIKPVLWPKLPDHKKTLEQLCKKPKKNFDISFNPESFGYVHIHKVDGIQAKAEVECFLQPSAPLDADVSEKVCNGSDMKTSLSAVDKSILKLPVTYGGIWPSDTLSGHLCETHLSMLNESSNGIPYKVCSSNGTQLYNCGPMTHSSSSEDPTVQPRSGPLNTNTVSLIQPNNGIRSSNKDEAYVTMSSFCKNQ